The segment GCCTCCATGAACCGGCGGATGTCAAACGGCCGGAACAGCCGCACCTTCAGCACCCCCACCTTCTCCCCGCGGGCGGTCAGGTACTCCACCGTCTCATGCGCCGTCTCGGCGCCGGACCCCATGAGAACGATCACGCGCTCGGCATCCGGCGCGCCCACGTACTGGAACAGCTTGTACGTCCGGCCCGTCAACGCCGCAAACTTGTCCATCACCCGCTCCACCACGTCCGGACACGCCAGGTAGAACGGATTGCAGGCCTCGCGCGCCTGGAAAAACACGTCCGGGTTTTGCGCCGTCCCGCGCAACACCGGATTGTCCGGATTCAACGCCCGCTGGCGGTGGGCCAGAATCAACTTCTCGTCAATCATGGCCCGCATGTCGTCCTCCGTCACCAGTTCAATCTTCGACACCTCATGCGAGGTCCGGAAACCGTCGAAGAAATGCAGAAACGGCACCCGCGACTCCAGCGTCGAGGCCTGGGCAATCAACGCAAAATCCATCGCCTCCTGCACACTGGTCGAGCTGAGCAGCGCAAAGCCCGTCATGCGCGCCATCATCACGTCGCTGTGATCCCCGAAAATGGACAGCGCATGCGTCGCCACCGTGCGGGCCGAGATGTGAAACACCGTCGGCGTCAGCTCCCCGGCAATCTTGAGCATGTTGGGGATTTTGAGCAGCAACCCCTGCGCCGCCGTGAACGTGCAGGTCAGCGCCCCCGTCTGCAGCGCCCCGTGCACCGCGCCCGCCGCGCCGGCCTCGCTCTGCATCTCCACCACCTGGGGCACCGTGCCCCACAGGTTGGGAATGCCTTCCGAGGCCCACTGATCACACCATTCCCCCATGTTGGAGGAGGGGGTGATCGGATAAATGCTCATGACTTCATTGCAACGATACGCGACATACGCCACCGCCTCGTTGCCATCAATCGTTATGTATGGTCTGTTCATAAAAATGCTCCATCTTGCGCGGGCGCGGCTGCCGGCGGCCTGGCCTCACCCGCTCCGGCGGGCCAGCTTCCGTAGGTGGGCGCCTTAAAAGCTCGGATTCTACTCCGGCCTGCGTTGAATTAGCAATTCTTAAATCACGCCGCCGCCCATCGTACCATTTCCGCCTTCTAATCATGCACCCCCTCACCGCTTCTGCCCAACCTTGCTTTGTTCATTGTTTTGCATATTTTGCCTTGCCCGCCTTCAAAAAACAGCTCCTCCCTCCCGCGCCCCCGTTCCCCACCCGTCCCAGGCGGCCTCCCCGCCATTTTTCCAGCCACCCCGATTGCCCTTTTTGAACAGCCGCCGGTGTGTTAGGGTCTTTGCATTGATGCATCTGATGCCGCCTCCATCGCCGCCGCCCTCCCGCCACGGGCGGCCCTGGCCCCGGCGTCCCGGCTCCTGGATGATCCTGGCCGGGCTGGGCCTGCTGCTGGGATTTTGCGCCGCCGAGGGGCAGCCGGTTAAAACCAATACCCCGGCAATTTCCGCCACCAACCGCCCGCCCGCTTTCCAGCCGCCGCCCCGCCGGCCCCCCCAGCTCAAGCCCGGCGAAGAGTTGTTCACCACCAACCGCGGCGTCCTGCATCTGCGCCTCCAATTGGAGCCCTCCGCCCTGGAGTCCCTGCGCCGCGACCCGCGCCGTTATGTGCGCGCGCAGCTCTTCGACGGCGACATCCATTACCGCGATGTGGCCGTGCATCTGAAAGGCGCCGCCGGCAGCTTCCGCCACGTGGACGACAAACCCGCCCTCACCATCTCCTTGGACCGCTTCACCCGCAACCAATCCTTCTACGGCCTGAGCAAAATCCACCTCAACAACAGCGTCCAGGACCCCAGCTATATGGCCGAATATATTTGCGGCGTCATGTTCCGCGCCGCCGACGTGCCCGCCCCGCGCGTGGCGCATGCGGTGGTGGAAATGAACGGCCGCAAACTGGGCCTCTACGTGCTCAAGGAGGGTTTCACCAAGGAATTCCTCAGCCTGCATTTCCGCGATCCCTCCGGCAACCTCTACGACGGCGGCTTCGTCAAGGACATCACCGACCCCCTGGAAAAAGACTGCGGCAACGGCCCCGATGACCATTCCGACTTGAAGGCCCTGGCGGCCGCCGCCCAGGAAAAAGACCTGGACCGCCGCTGGGAGCGGCTGTGCAGGGTGCTCGATATGGAGCGCTTCATGAATTACATGGCCATCGAGAACATGACCTGGGACTGGGACGGCTACCCCATGAATCGCAACAACTACCGCATCTACAGCGACCCCACCTCCGGGCGCATGGTGTTCCTGCCCCACGGCACCGACCAGATGTTCAGCCAGCCCGAAGGTCCGCTGCTCAGTCCCCTGCAGGGCATGCTGGCCCTCGCCGTCATGCGCACCGGCGAAGGCCGCCGCCTTTACCGCCAACAATATTATGAGAAATACCAGCGGGTTTATCACGCCGCCGACCTGACCAATCAGTTATGGCACCTTGAGCAGCGCATCAAAAAGACTATCCCCAAGGATTACGCCCACCTCGCTCGCGACCTGGCCGGCCCTGCCCAGGACTTGCGCCGGCGCATCATGGAGCGCGCCCGCAGCATCGAGCGGCAACTTAAAGAACCCCCTTCCGCCACCTTGAAATTCACCCGCAACTCCGCCCCCCTCCGCACTTGGAGGCGGCAGGAGGACACCACCCCCGCCCGCCTGGAACAAGGCCCTGACTCCCAGGGCACCAACTCCCTCCTGATCGCCGCTGACCAACCGCTCACTGCCTCCTGGCGCGCCCGTGTCACCCTGCCCGCCGGCCAGTACCGCTTTTGCGCCGACGTCAAAATCTCCTCCCTCAAGCCTGCCCAGGCCAGCCCGCCCGTGGGCGTCGGCCTCCGGGCCAGTGGCGATCCCCGCCATCCCACCGCCTACACCACCCACGCCCCGCAGTGGACCACCCTGGTTTGCCCCGTGGAAATCGCCGCCCCTTTTGAAGAACTTGAACTCATCTGCGAGCTGCGCCAGGCCGCCGGTGAAGTGCGTTTCGCCCTGGACTCCCTGCGCGTCGAAAAAGTCCCGCCGCCCCCCAAATCATCCCCGCCCCAAACCGGCCCGTAATCACGGTTGGGCCCTTGAAAGGCGCAATCTGGCTACGACGCTTTTCCTGCCACCAGAAAAATCAGGCCTCCGGAACAGTGGGCTCTAAATCTTGATCAAATTCAGGTTGCTCACCCGGTCAAAGTCATCGTCGGAAGTAATCAATTTATCACCACGCGCCCTTGCGGTGGCCGCAATTGCCGCGTCATAAAATTTCAACGGTTTCCCCATGCGGCGCATTTCGGCGTTTAGCCGGGCAAGCTCCGCCGCTTCAGCCTCCCCAAACACATCCACCAAATCGCGCAAGTATTCTTGATAAAAGCGCCTGGTTCTTTCCTGCATTCTCGGGGTTGCGGGCGGGTATAACCCGGCTAAAAATTCGGCCGCCGCATGGGCCGGAATGTAAAAGGGCCCCTCTTCCCCCTGGGGGAGCAGAATGTCCAGATTCCCTGCATGTTCTGCGTGGATGAGAACGCTGGTATCAATCGCCGTGGGCATATGCGTCGTTGGCAGCCTCAATAATCCGGCGGAAACGTTCTGTCTCCTCTTTGGTGAAGGGGCAATGCTTGAGCCGCCTCGTCAATTCAGCCCGGCTCACACCGGGTTTCCGACGGAGCTCCGCCACAGGCCTGCCGTGGCGCTCAATAACGGCTGACATGCCCTTCTTGATCACCTCATCCAGCACGGCTTTGCTGTCGTGGGCCAATTTTGTGGCGGTTACTTTCACCAACCCAATATACGTCCTTTACCCCCGCTTTCAAGCTTCCCCCTGCCCTTGCCCGCCTCGAACCAGGCGCCTTCACACGGCGGCATCCCGCATTTCAATAAGCCGCTCCGCCATCGCCTCCACCGTCATCCCCTCCGGCCAGTCCACCCACACCACCGGCAACTGATGCCGCCAATACGTCATCTGCCGCCGCGCAAATTGCCACGTGCGCTGCTTGACCAGCCCCACCGTGGCCGCCAAGTCCCGCTCGCCGCGCAAATGCTCCACCACCTGCCGATAACCGATCGCCTGCAGCG is part of the Verrucomicrobiia bacterium genome and harbors:
- a CDS encoding PIN domain-containing protein — protein: MPTAIDTSVLIHAEHAGNLDILLPQGEEGPFYIPAHAAAEFLAGLYPPATPRMQERTRRFYQEYLRDLVDVFGEAEAAELARLNAEMRRMGKPLKFYDAAIAATARARGDKLITSDDDFDRVSNLNLIKI
- a CDS encoding CotH kinase family protein, translating into MPPPSPPPSRHGRPWPRRPGSWMILAGLGLLLGFCAAEGQPVKTNTPAISATNRPPAFQPPPRRPPQLKPGEELFTTNRGVLHLRLQLEPSALESLRRDPRRYVRAQLFDGDIHYRDVAVHLKGAAGSFRHVDDKPALTISLDRFTRNQSFYGLSKIHLNNSVQDPSYMAEYICGVMFRAADVPAPRVAHAVVEMNGRKLGLYVLKEGFTKEFLSLHFRDPSGNLYDGGFVKDITDPLEKDCGNGPDDHSDLKALAAAAQEKDLDRRWERLCRVLDMERFMNYMAIENMTWDWDGYPMNRNNYRIYSDPTSGRMVFLPHGTDQMFSQPEGPLLSPLQGMLALAVMRTGEGRRLYRQQYYEKYQRVYHAADLTNQLWHLEQRIKKTIPKDYAHLARDLAGPAQDLRRRIMERARSIERQLKEPPSATLKFTRNSAPLRTWRRQEDTTPARLEQGPDSQGTNSLLIAADQPLTASWRARVTLPAGQYRFCADVKISSLKPAQASPPVGVGLRASGDPRHPTAYTTHAPQWTTLVCPVEIAAPFEELELICELRQAAGEVRFALDSLRVEKVPPPPKSSPPQTGP